The following proteins are co-located in the Vanessa cardui chromosome 15, ilVanCard2.1, whole genome shotgun sequence genome:
- the LOC124535834 gene encoding xanthine dehydrogenase 1-like gives MDRIKFQVNGIQCSVGSEVRSTTTLLDYIRNTLELRGTKYMCLEAGCGACIVTATKGHGDVPQGINACMVSVTSCQDWDITTIEKIGNRLEGYHPVQITLAANNGSQCGYCSPGWVMAMYSLLKTKRMTMLEIEQSFGSNICRCTGYRPILEGFKKFGSDAPDPHILPDIEDLKLCDKTGDVCVKRNCEDSDWCFVSRSDMQSGVKSIKLWDDKYWYRVETLTDIFVIWDTNGVQSYMLVAGNTGKGAYPILEYPRILIDISGVSELKGFSIDQNLIIGAGNTLTEVMNIFTAMSTHEDFEYLNILNDHLKLVAHIPVRNMGTVAGNLILKNQHHEFQSDIFLIFETVGAQVTILSAPDDSKIITMQDFFNEDMTGKIILNILLPPLNASHKINTFKIMPRSQNAHAIVHAGFNYKLNEAGVVVDSRIVYGGLSAEFTRAWKTEAYLHGKALFRNETLQAAVRVLNAELIVTEQLPEPPAEYRRQIALSLFYKGLLSLCPLEILHPRYYSGAVKIHETRPVSDGKQIFTTNPTIWPLNKPFPKLDALIQCAGESQYTEDVPSLPGEVYAVFVLSTVARGRIDSIDPSKALREQGVIAFYSVADIPGQNTFTPPVTMLYPKNEELLCDGEVKFFNQPIGIIVAETHKLAEKAATMVEVKYSNLKAPEIDIHESITDPAKVTLAGSFEATKVGTDVFKIIKGENTIYGQYNFTMETLVCVTLPTEEGLLVYAASQFIDTVQRTVSRLLNLEQNRVDVFVRRIGGGYGYKISRATQICGACSLVAFKLNRPCRFIQPLTHNMRATGKRTPCTSYFEMGVDNKGEIQYINHDLYDDNGYITNEPLVTLGMELYSNAYKSEAWNHKSYNTVTDTPSNSWVRSPGSLEHVAMAENIMERIAYELNLDPLEVRLTNLDLEKHSSLQEMLDTLKSNSQYDERKVAVDKFNSENRWKKRGLNFSFLRWSPETSVSLDVTLTVFHDDGTVAITHGGVEMGQGINTKAIQICAYFLKIPVEKIQIKPNDTNVTPNSYPSAGSVTSQNVGIGVQRCCEQLLARLEPVREQLNNPTWELLVRTAFEMNIDLQEHAFVSIKDSQMYDIYGITLAEVEIDVLTGEWEIIRVDLIEDVGRSVNPELDVGQVEGAFIFGVGYWTTERLVYNRSNGELLTNRTWDYWVPQARDIPQDFRIYFRKGSFSNDIILGSKATGEPATCMGIVISFAMRAAIAAAREESGIPKTQWFQIDGPYTVDKIAYFCKNKLEDFKYY, from the exons ATGGATCGAATCAAGTTTCAAGTAAATGGAATCCAGTGTTCGG tgggGTCCGAGGTGAGATCCACGACCACTCTCCTGGACTACATTCGTAATACATTAGAACTCCGCGGCACCAAGTACATGTGCTTGGAAGCCGGATGCGGAGCTTGTATTGTTACAGCAACGAAGGGCCATGGGGATGTTCCTCAGGGTATCAATGCG TGCATGGTATCGGTGACGTCATGTCAAGACTGGGATATCACAACGATAGAGAAAATTGGCAATCGTCTCGAAGGCTACCACCCGGTGCAGATAACACTTGCTGCAAATAACGGATCACAATGCGGGTACTGTTCTCCAGGATGGGTCATGGCGATGTATAG TCTTTTGAAAACTAAAAGAATGACAATGCTTGAAATTGAGCAGTCGTTTGGCAGCAATATCTGCAGATGTACAGGATACAGACCTATCCTAGAAGGCTTCAAGAAATTCGGCTCAGACGCTCCCGACCCACATATTCTACCAGATATTGAAGACTTAAAACTTTGCGACAAAACTGGTGATGTCTGTGTGAAAAGAAATTGCGAAGACAGCGATTGGTGTTTTGTTTCCAGAAGTGATATGCAAAGTGGAgttaaatctattaaattatgGGATGACAAATACTGGTACAGAGTTGAGACATTAAcagatatatttgttatatgggATACAAATGGCGTCCAATCGTACATGTTAGTAGCTGGTAATACTGGAAAAG GTGCATATCCAATATTGGAATACCCTAGAATACTAATTGATATATCTGGCGTATCAGAACTAAAAGGGTTTAGCATTGATCAGAATTTGATAATTGGCGCTGGGAACACGCTTACTGAGGTTATGAACATCTTTACGGCCATGTCTACACATGaggattttgaatatttaaacattcttaATGATCATCTTAAGCTGGTTGCTCACATACCTGTTAGAAAT ATGGGAACTGTAGCTGGTAATTTAATCTTGAAGAACCAGCATCACGAATTCCAATCTgatattttccttatttttgaaACAGTTGGTGCACAAGTAACTATTT tATCAGCTCCGGATGACAGTAAGATAATAACGATGCAAGATTTTTTCAATGAAGATATGACCGGCAAGATCATATTAAACATTCTCTTACCGCCTTTGAATGCTTCtcacaaaataaacacattcaaG ATAATGCCGAGATCTCAAAACGCACATGCAATCGTCCATGCtggctttaattataaattaaatgaagctgGTGTTGTGGTGGATAGTCGGATAGTGTATGGAGGTCTTTCTGCTGAATTCACAAGAGCTTGGAAAACCGAAGCATACCTTCATGGTAAGGCTTTGTTCAGAAATGAAACATTGCAAGCTGCTGTGAGGGTATTGAATGCGGAGCTTATCGTTACTGAACAACTACCAGAGCCTCCTGCTGAGTACAGGAGGCAAATAGCTTTGTCTCTGTTCTACAAG GGTCTCCTGTCATTATGTCCACTAGAAATATTGCATCCTCGGTATTATTCAGGAGCCGTCAAGATACACGAAACACGACCGGTGTCGGAcggaaaacaaatatttacaacgAATCCTACGATTTGGCCTTTGAATAAACCATTTCCTAAACTTGATGCATTA ATTCAATGCGCAGGAGAGTCTCAATATACGGAAGACGTTCCATCTCTTCCTGGAGAAGTCTATGCTGTCTTTGTTCTATCTACAGTAGCGCGCGGTAGAATAGACAGTATAGATCCTAGCAAAGCTTTG AGAGAACAAGGAGTTATTGCTTTCTATTCTGTTGCTGACATACCCGGTCAAAATACTTTCACTCCACCCGTAACAATGTTATATCCGAAAAACGAAGAACTGCTTTGCGATGGAGAAGTTAAATTCTTTAATCAACCCATTGGAATTATTGTTGCTGAAACTCATAAGTTAGCTGAAAAGGCAGCTACAATGGTTGAAGTTAAATACAGCAATTTGAAAGCACCAGAGATTGATATACATGAATCTATAACTGACCCAGCTAAAGTGACTTTAGCAGGATCGTTCGAAGCCACAAAAGTGGGTACTgatgttttcaaaataataaagggTGAAAATACTATTTATGGGCAATACAATTTTACGATGGAAACACTGGTATGTGTCACACTTCCTACTGAAGAAGGATTACTAGTATATGCCGCGAGTCAATTTATCGATACGGTACAACGCACTGTTTCCAGATTATTAAATTTGGAACAGAACAG gGTTGACGTATTCGTGAGACGTATCGGCGGTGGCTATGGCTACAAAATATCTCGGGCTACACAAATATGTGGAGCCTGTAGTCTTGTGGCGTTCAAACTCAATAGACCTTGCCGATTTATTCAGCCTCTAACCCATAACATGAGAGCTACAGGAAAACGAACACCTTGCACTTCTTACTTTGAG atgGGTGTTGATAACAAAGGagaaattcaatatattaatcatGACTTGTACGATGATAATGGTTACATTACTAATGAACCTCTTGTGACTCTCGGCATGGAACTATATTCTAATGCTTATAAAAGTGAGGCGTGGAATCATAAATCGTATAATACTGTAACTGATACACCATCAAATAGTTGGGTTCGTTCTCCCG GGTCCTTGGAACATGTAGCGATGGCTGAAAATATCATGGAACGGATAGCTTACGAATTAAATCTAGACCCATTAGAGGTCCGTCTAACAAATTTAGATCTTGAAAAACACAGCTCTCTTCAAGAAATGTTAGATACCTTGAAGAGTAATTCACAATATGACGAGAGAAAAGTTGCAGTGGATAAATTTAATTCAGAAAATAGATGGAAAAAACGAGGACTAAACTTTTCTTTCCTTAGGTGGTCTCCCGAAACTTCCGTGTCCTTAGATGTGACCTTGACAGTCTTTCATGATGACGGTACTGTAGCAATCACACATGGAGGAGTTGAAATGGGTCAAGGTATAAACACAAAGGCTATTCAGATTTGTGCATATTTCCTAAAAATACCAGTcgaaaaaatacaaatcaagcCAAATGATACCAATGTAACTCCCAATAGCTATCCTTCGGCTGGCAGTGTAACTTCTCAGAATGTTGGTATCGGAGTCCAAAGATGCTGCGAGCAACTGCTAGCAAGACTGGAACCAGTTagagaacaattaaataatccgACCTGGGAGTTGTTGGTACGAACGGCATTTGAAATGAATATAGATTTACAAGAACATGCATTTGTAAGTATAAAAGATTCGCAAATGTACGATATATATGGAATAACGTTGGCTGAAGTCGAAATAGATGTTCTAACTGGTGAATGGGAGATAATAAGAGTTGATTTAATAGAAGATGTGGGACGAAGTGTAAACCCTGAACTAGATGTCGGTCAA GTTGAGGGTGCTTTTATTTTTGGTGTCGGTTATTGGACAACGGAACGATTGGTCTACAATCGAAGTAACGGAGAACTCCTTACGAATCGTACTTGGGACTATTGGGTACCCCAAGCGAGAGACATTCCACAAgacttcagaatatactttagaAAAGGTTCCTTCAGCAATGACATCATTCTTGGTTCCAAAG